One part of the Rutidosis leptorrhynchoides isolate AG116_Rl617_1_P2 chromosome 1, CSIRO_AGI_Rlap_v1, whole genome shotgun sequence genome encodes these proteins:
- the LOC139886018 gene encoding G-type lectin S-receptor-like serine/threonine-protein kinase At4g27290 isoform X2: MEGAFMFLFSVLVIFIQKINTIELDIISNSKFLTEGDTLVSETRIFELGFFRPDKSENRYIGIWYKQISVRTVVWVANRNHPLPRVSPLVLKIVDPGIFCIFNNNNIIWSSNTTMTSPNATAKLHDTGNLVLMDEQEKMMWQSFDYPTDTILYHMKMGIDYSRGIEWRLTSWRSSQDPSPGEFTWEVDTHGYPENKLKQGAVVNFRGVPWRNYQVTGYIFSLNMTLIYNVVINENEMSREFYIENSSIISRFTLNSSGELQYWAWPEEGNKWKLGIKFPVDICDTYNMCGSYGTCSFDTRQQSCACLDKEKFVPRNQKGWEMADWSDGCVRRTPLDCINGSDGFIKYSKFKLPDTEGTWFNMSMPMDECEAKCLKNCTCMAYALPDDTLGGKGCVHWFSDLIDMRESPENARDIFIRMASSELASKKKDGANIKVILSAILTGVLLICFISMWYVRKKKNNEQSIKGGNEDLQLFSFTTIATATASFSTENILGQGGFGAVYKGVLEDGLEIAVKRLCTTSNQGIEEFKNEVICISRLQHRNLVKLLGCCIKGDEKLLIYEYMPNKSLDSFIFGENQTVHLDWPKRFDIIKGIARGLVYLHQDSRLRIIHRDLKAGNILLDQDMNPKISDFGLARSFGGNETQGNTQRVVGTYGYMSPEYVINGTFSIKSDVFSFGVLVLEIVSGKKNRGFNHPEHGNNLTGHAWSVYSEGRSIELMNPCLAESCHPNEVIRSVAVGLLCVQKNAEDRPNMSSVVRMLDGEGAVPLPTPKQPAFFIGRDLLDADLSSSSTNPAGSINGLSITQLDAR; encoded by the exons ATGGAAGGAGCATTCATGTTTCTCTTTTCGGTTTTGgttatatttatacaaaaaatcAACACTATTGAACTCGATATTATTTCGAATTCAAAGTTCTTGACAGAAGGAGACACATTGGTCTCAGAAACCAGAATTTTTGAACTTGGGTTTTTCCGACCAGATAAGTCAGAGAACAGATATATTGGTATTTGGTACAAACAAATCTCAGTTAGAACTGTGGTTTGGGTTGCCAACAGAAACCACCCGCTCCCCAGAGTATCGCCGCTTGTATTAAAAATAGTGGATCCGGGAATTTTCTGCATTTTTAACAATAACAACATAATTTGGTCATCAAACACAACGATGACATCACCAAATGCGACAGCAAAGCTTCATGACACCGGAAATCTAGTGTTGATGGATGAACAAGAAAAGATGATGTGGCAGAGTTTTGATTATCCAACTGATACTATTCTATATCACATGAAGATGGGGATAGATTACTCGAGGGGCATCGAATGGCGTCTAACCTCGTGGAGAAGTAGTCAAGATCCTTCTCCGGGTGAATTCACCTGGGAGGTTGACACTCACGGTTATCCGGAAAACAAACTAAAACAAGGTGCAGTGGTCAACTTTCGGGGTGTACCATGGAGAAACTACCAGGTTACTGGGTATATATTTAGCTTGAACATGACTCTGATATACAACGTAGTTATAAATGAAAACGAGATGTCTAGGGAGTTTTACATAGAAAACAGTTCTATCATATCAAGGTTCACATTAAACTCTTCTGGGGAATTACAATATTGGGCATGGCCAGAAGAAGGTAATAAGTGGAAACTGGGCATCAAATTTCCAGTAGATATCTGTGATACGTATAACATGTGTGGTTCATATGGAACGTGCAGCTTCGACACAAGACAACAGTCGTGCGCATGTTTGGATAAGGAAAAATTTGTGCCCAGAAACCAAAAGGGTTGGGAAATGGCAGATTGGTCAGATGGTTGTGTTAGGCGAACACCCTTAGATTGCATAAACGGATCAGATGGGTTTATAAAGTACTCTAAATTTAAATTGCCAGACACAGAGGGCACATGGTTCAACATGAGCATGCCTATGGATGAATGTGAAGCAAAATGCTTAAAGAATTGCACTTGTATGGCTTATGCATTACCCGACGACACTTTAGGAGGTAAAGGCTGCGTGCATTGGTTCAGTGATCTCATAGACATGCGTGAGTCTCCTGAAAATGCTCGAGATATATTTATAAGAATGGCTTCATCTGAATTAG CTTCCAAAAAGAAAGATGGAGCAAACATAAAAGTAATCTTAAGTGCAATCCTTACCGGGGTTCTTCTAATATGCTTCATCTCGATGTGGTATGTACGAAAAAAGAAGAATAATGAGCAATCAATAAAGGGAGGAAATGAAGACTTGCAATTGTTTAGCTTTACTACAATAGCTACTGCTACTGCCAGTTTTTCAACCGAAAATATACTTGGACAAGGAGGATTTGGAGCCGTTTATAAG GGTGTACTAGAGGATGGGTTAGAAATTGCAGTTAAGCGTCTGTGCACGACTTCCAACCAAGGAATTGAGGAGTTCAAGAATGAAGTCATTTGCATATCAAGACTTCAGCATCGTAATCTGGTGAAGCTACTTGGATGTTGCATAAAAggagatgaaaagttattaatCTATGAGTACATGCCAAATAAAAGCTTAGACTCATTCATATTTGGTGAAAACCAAACCGTGCATCTTGATTGGCCGAAGCGCTTCGACATAATTAAAGGAATTGCTCGAGGACTTGTGTACCTGCATCAGGATTCACGATTAAGAATTATTCATAGAGATCTTAAAGCTGGCAACATTCTACTAGATCAAGATATGAACCCTAAAATATCAGACTTTGGGCTAGCTCGAAGTTTTGGAGGAAACGAGACCCAAGGAAATACACAGAGAGTTGTTGGCACATA CGGTTACATGTCGCCGGAGTACGTAATTAATGGTACTTTCTCAATAAAGTCAGATGTATTTAGCTTTGGCGTTTTGGTGTTGGAGATAGTGAGTGGGAAGAAAAATAGAGGATTCAACCATCCCGAACATGGAAATAATCTTACTGGACat GCATGGAGTGTATACAGCGAAGGCAGGTCAATAGAATTGATGAATCCATGTTTAGCAGAATCATGTCATCCAAATGAAGTTATAAGATCAGTTGCGGTCGGGTTGTTATGTGTTCAAAAAAATGCAGAAGACAGACCAAACATGTCATCTGTGGTTCGGATGTTGGACGGCGAGGGTGCAGTACCATTACCAACACCTAAACAACCAGCATTTTTCATTGGAAGGGACTTATTAGACGCTGACTTATCTTCTTCGAGTACTAATCCAGCAGGTTCAATCAATGGTCTATCAATCACACAATTAGATGCTAGGTAG
- the LOC139886018 gene encoding G-type lectin S-receptor-like serine/threonine-protein kinase At4g27290 isoform X1 codes for MEGAFMFLFSVLVIFIQKINTIELDIISNSKFLTEGDTLVSETRIFELGFFRPDKSENRYIGIWYKQISVRTVVWVANRNHPLPRVSPLVLKIVDPGIFCIFNNNNIIWSSNTTMTSPNATAKLHDTGNLVLMDEQEKMMWQSFDYPTDTILYHMKMGIDYSRGIEWRLTSWRSSQDPSPGEFTWEVDTHGYPENKLKQGAVVNFRGVPWRNYQVTGYIFSLNMTLIYNVVINENEMSREFYIENSSIISRFTLNSSGELQYWAWPEEGNKWKLGIKFPVDICDTYNMCGSYGTCSFDTRQQSCACLDKEKFVPRNQKGWEMADWSDGCVRRTPLDCINGSDGFIKYSKFKLPDTEGTWFNMSMPMDECEAKCLKNCTCMAYALPDDTLGGKGCVHWFSDLIDMRESPENARDIFIRMASSELVVLSASKKKDGANIKVILSAILTGVLLICFISMWYVRKKKNNEQSIKGGNEDLQLFSFTTIATATASFSTENILGQGGFGAVYKGVLEDGLEIAVKRLCTTSNQGIEEFKNEVICISRLQHRNLVKLLGCCIKGDEKLLIYEYMPNKSLDSFIFGENQTVHLDWPKRFDIIKGIARGLVYLHQDSRLRIIHRDLKAGNILLDQDMNPKISDFGLARSFGGNETQGNTQRVVGTYGYMSPEYVINGTFSIKSDVFSFGVLVLEIVSGKKNRGFNHPEHGNNLTGHAWSVYSEGRSIELMNPCLAESCHPNEVIRSVAVGLLCVQKNAEDRPNMSSVVRMLDGEGAVPLPTPKQPAFFIGRDLLDADLSSSSTNPAGSINGLSITQLDAR; via the exons ATGGAAGGAGCATTCATGTTTCTCTTTTCGGTTTTGgttatatttatacaaaaaatcAACACTATTGAACTCGATATTATTTCGAATTCAAAGTTCTTGACAGAAGGAGACACATTGGTCTCAGAAACCAGAATTTTTGAACTTGGGTTTTTCCGACCAGATAAGTCAGAGAACAGATATATTGGTATTTGGTACAAACAAATCTCAGTTAGAACTGTGGTTTGGGTTGCCAACAGAAACCACCCGCTCCCCAGAGTATCGCCGCTTGTATTAAAAATAGTGGATCCGGGAATTTTCTGCATTTTTAACAATAACAACATAATTTGGTCATCAAACACAACGATGACATCACCAAATGCGACAGCAAAGCTTCATGACACCGGAAATCTAGTGTTGATGGATGAACAAGAAAAGATGATGTGGCAGAGTTTTGATTATCCAACTGATACTATTCTATATCACATGAAGATGGGGATAGATTACTCGAGGGGCATCGAATGGCGTCTAACCTCGTGGAGAAGTAGTCAAGATCCTTCTCCGGGTGAATTCACCTGGGAGGTTGACACTCACGGTTATCCGGAAAACAAACTAAAACAAGGTGCAGTGGTCAACTTTCGGGGTGTACCATGGAGAAACTACCAGGTTACTGGGTATATATTTAGCTTGAACATGACTCTGATATACAACGTAGTTATAAATGAAAACGAGATGTCTAGGGAGTTTTACATAGAAAACAGTTCTATCATATCAAGGTTCACATTAAACTCTTCTGGGGAATTACAATATTGGGCATGGCCAGAAGAAGGTAATAAGTGGAAACTGGGCATCAAATTTCCAGTAGATATCTGTGATACGTATAACATGTGTGGTTCATATGGAACGTGCAGCTTCGACACAAGACAACAGTCGTGCGCATGTTTGGATAAGGAAAAATTTGTGCCCAGAAACCAAAAGGGTTGGGAAATGGCAGATTGGTCAGATGGTTGTGTTAGGCGAACACCCTTAGATTGCATAAACGGATCAGATGGGTTTATAAAGTACTCTAAATTTAAATTGCCAGACACAGAGGGCACATGGTTCAACATGAGCATGCCTATGGATGAATGTGAAGCAAAATGCTTAAAGAATTGCACTTGTATGGCTTATGCATTACCCGACGACACTTTAGGAGGTAAAGGCTGCGTGCATTGGTTCAGTGATCTCATAGACATGCGTGAGTCTCCTGAAAATGCTCGAGATATATTTATAAGAATGGCTTCATCTGAATTAG TTGTTTTATCAGCTTCCAAAAAGAAAGATGGAGCAAACATAAAAGTAATCTTAAGTGCAATCCTTACCGGGGTTCTTCTAATATGCTTCATCTCGATGTGGTATGTACGAAAAAAGAAGAATAATGAGCAATCAATAAAGGGAGGAAATGAAGACTTGCAATTGTTTAGCTTTACTACAATAGCTACTGCTACTGCCAGTTTTTCAACCGAAAATATACTTGGACAAGGAGGATTTGGAGCCGTTTATAAG GGTGTACTAGAGGATGGGTTAGAAATTGCAGTTAAGCGTCTGTGCACGACTTCCAACCAAGGAATTGAGGAGTTCAAGAATGAAGTCATTTGCATATCAAGACTTCAGCATCGTAATCTGGTGAAGCTACTTGGATGTTGCATAAAAggagatgaaaagttattaatCTATGAGTACATGCCAAATAAAAGCTTAGACTCATTCATATTTGGTGAAAACCAAACCGTGCATCTTGATTGGCCGAAGCGCTTCGACATAATTAAAGGAATTGCTCGAGGACTTGTGTACCTGCATCAGGATTCACGATTAAGAATTATTCATAGAGATCTTAAAGCTGGCAACATTCTACTAGATCAAGATATGAACCCTAAAATATCAGACTTTGGGCTAGCTCGAAGTTTTGGAGGAAACGAGACCCAAGGAAATACACAGAGAGTTGTTGGCACATA CGGTTACATGTCGCCGGAGTACGTAATTAATGGTACTTTCTCAATAAAGTCAGATGTATTTAGCTTTGGCGTTTTGGTGTTGGAGATAGTGAGTGGGAAGAAAAATAGAGGATTCAACCATCCCGAACATGGAAATAATCTTACTGGACat GCATGGAGTGTATACAGCGAAGGCAGGTCAATAGAATTGATGAATCCATGTTTAGCAGAATCATGTCATCCAAATGAAGTTATAAGATCAGTTGCGGTCGGGTTGTTATGTGTTCAAAAAAATGCAGAAGACAGACCAAACATGTCATCTGTGGTTCGGATGTTGGACGGCGAGGGTGCAGTACCATTACCAACACCTAAACAACCAGCATTTTTCATTGGAAGGGACTTATTAGACGCTGACTTATCTTCTTCGAGTACTAATCCAGCAGGTTCAATCAATGGTCTATCAATCACACAATTAGATGCTAGGTAG